The Geotalea uraniireducens Rf4 genome window below encodes:
- a CDS encoding anaerobic C4-dicarboxylate transporter, with product MLMFWIQFVLVLGAILLGIRKGGVALGMIGGLGVAVLSLGFRVAPSEPPIAVMLIILAVVTASATLQVAGGLDYLVQLTEKMLRANPKYVTILAPLSTFFLTVCVGTGHAVYALLPVIADVALKTGIRPERPMAISSVASQMGITASPVAAAVTTFLAVAVKAGQPIGLFDILRVTLPAGVVGVVAAAAWSYNRGKDLDKDPAYQERLKDPEFRASLDVSVTTLGKEISTNAKISVALFFCGVLTIVLFALYPQLLPSVNGKPVPMTTVVQFVMLSYGAFILFATGVKAKDIAHSSVFIAGMIAVVSIFGIAWMSDTFVSANKIFLVDKIGMMVKIAPWTFAIAMFCVSAFVKSQAATLIIMLPFGLALGLPIPLLLGLIPASYAYFFFAFYPSDLAAINMDRTGTTRIGKYLLNHSFMIPGFIGVGVSTVVAYMISRVVF from the coding sequence ATGTTAATGTTCTGGATCCAATTCGTCCTCGTCCTCGGTGCAATACTACTCGGCATCCGTAAGGGTGGTGTGGCACTCGGCATGATCGGCGGCCTGGGCGTTGCGGTGCTGTCGCTCGGCTTCAGAGTCGCACCCTCCGAGCCCCCCATTGCCGTGATGCTGATTATCCTGGCGGTGGTCACCGCCTCGGCCACCTTGCAAGTGGCGGGCGGCCTCGATTACCTCGTGCAGCTCACGGAAAAAATGTTGCGCGCCAATCCCAAATACGTCACCATCCTGGCGCCGCTTTCCACCTTTTTCCTCACGGTTTGCGTCGGGACCGGCCACGCGGTCTACGCGCTGCTCCCGGTGATCGCGGACGTGGCGCTGAAGACCGGTATCCGGCCGGAGCGTCCCATGGCCATATCCAGCGTCGCTTCCCAGATGGGGATCACGGCCAGCCCGGTGGCCGCCGCAGTGACGACTTTCCTGGCCGTCGCCGTTAAAGCCGGCCAACCGATAGGGCTGTTCGATATCCTCAGGGTTACCCTGCCTGCCGGCGTGGTCGGTGTGGTGGCGGCCGCCGCCTGGAGCTACAACCGTGGCAAGGACCTGGACAAGGACCCCGCCTATCAGGAACGGCTGAAAGATCCCGAATTCAGAGCGTCCCTTGACGTTTCCGTCACGACCTTGGGCAAGGAGATCTCCACCAATGCCAAGATTTCAGTCGCACTCTTCTTCTGCGGCGTGCTCACCATCGTGCTCTTCGCCCTCTATCCCCAGCTGCTCCCGAGCGTAAACGGCAAGCCTGTCCCCATGACTACGGTGGTGCAGTTCGTGATGCTCTCATATGGCGCCTTCATCCTGTTCGCAACCGGTGTCAAGGCAAAGGATATCGCCCACTCCAGCGTTTTTATCGCGGGCATGATCGCAGTTGTGTCCATCTTCGGCATCGCCTGGATGAGCGATACCTTCGTCAGCGCCAACAAGATCTTCCTGGTGGATAAAATCGGCATGATGGTCAAGATTGCGCCCTGGACCTTCGCCATTGCCATGTTCTGCGTGTCCGCATTTGTCAAGAGCCAGGCAGCCACGCTCATCATCATGCTGCCGTTCGGGCTCGCCCTCGGGTTACCGATCCCGCTGCTCCTGGGGCTGATCCCTGCCAGTTACGCCTACTTCTTCTTCGCCTTCTACCCCAGCGACCTGGCCGCCATCAACATGGACCGCACCGGCACCACCCGGATCGGCAAGTACCTCCTCAATCACAGCTTCATGATTCCCGGCTTTATAGGGGTCGGCGTATCAACGGTGGTGGCGTACATGATCTCGCGGGTGGTGTTCTAA
- a CDS encoding ABC transporter ATP-binding protein yields the protein MLSVRQITQRFGGITALEDVSFSIGKDLITGIIGPNGAGKTTLFNIVTGIYTPTSGSVLLGDKDISRLPSEKRAYLGMVRTFQNIELFGKMTVLENVMVGLHSKSSSGFLACAFKMPWHLREERRIRDNAMRWLEFTGIADLAQQEAANLPFGKGRLLEIARALALEPKILLMDEPAAGLNSKETHELSLLIRKIREMGVTVVLVEHDMELVMDICDSIVVLNLGRKLAEGTPREIQENPEVVAAYLGEE from the coding sequence ATGCTTAGCGTACGGCAGATAACCCAACGGTTCGGCGGCATTACTGCCCTGGAGGATGTATCCTTTAGCATCGGGAAAGATTTGATCACCGGCATCATCGGCCCGAACGGTGCCGGCAAGACCACCCTGTTCAATATCGTAACCGGTATCTACACCCCGACATCGGGATCCGTCCTGCTGGGAGATAAGGATATATCCCGCCTCCCTTCGGAAAAACGCGCCTACCTGGGGATGGTGCGGACCTTCCAGAACATTGAGCTTTTCGGCAAGATGACAGTCCTGGAAAATGTCATGGTCGGCCTTCACAGCAAAAGTTCAAGCGGATTTCTGGCCTGCGCCTTCAAAATGCCGTGGCACCTCCGTGAAGAACGTCGGATCAGGGACAACGCCATGCGCTGGCTGGAGTTTACCGGCATAGCGGATCTGGCTCAACAGGAAGCAGCCAATCTTCCGTTCGGCAAAGGCCGCTTGCTGGAAATCGCCCGTGCCTTGGCCCTCGAACCGAAAATCCTGTTGATGGACGAGCCTGCGGCAGGTCTCAACAGCAAAGAAACCCATGAACTGAGCCTGTTGATAAGAAAGATCAGGGAGATGGGTGTGACAGTCGTGCTCGTGGAACACGACATGGAGTTGGTTATGGATATCTGCGACTCCATTGTTGTCCTGAATCTCGGCCGCAAACTGGCAGAAGGGACACCGCGTGAGATACAGGAAAATCCCGAGGTCGTTGCGGCCTATCTGGGAGAAGAGTAA
- the tnpA gene encoding IS200/IS605 family transposase — translation MSRFQKLSHVLWHCQYHIVWVPKYRYRVLRGPVAEEVYKCIQVFSGRLGCEVVELNVQPDHVHLLVKILPKVSVSEFMGAIKGRTAIRVFKQYPYLKERPYWGNHFWAEGYCVDTVGLDAEMIRKYVVYQEKKERTETK, via the coding sequence ATGAGCAGGTTTCAGAAGTTATCTCACGTTCTATGGCACTGTCAATATCACATTGTTTGGGTGCCGAAGTATCGTTATCGTGTGTTGCGTGGTCCAGTTGCCGAAGAGGTGTATAAGTGTATCCAAGTGTTTTCGGGTCGTCTTGGTTGCGAAGTGGTGGAGTTGAATGTGCAACCGGATCACGTGCACTTGTTGGTTAAAATTCTTCCGAAGGTATCAGTGTCGGAATTCATGGGTGCTATCAAGGGTCGCACGGCTATTCGGGTATTCAAGCAATATCCATATCTCAAAGAACGCCCCTATTGGGGCAACCATTTTTGGGCCGAAGGTTACTGTGTTGATACAGTTGGTCTTGATGCGGAGATGATCCGCAAGTACGTTGTCTATCAAGAGAAGAAAGAGCGAACAGAAACCAAATAG
- a CDS encoding FIST signal transduction protein, with translation MGTSAGVGHSFHRDPAVAGKEAARKALEQAKIDKPDFVFVFATVGYNQKVLIKAIREATSRAPLSGCSGEGIITQETVIETNFGVSVMAISSDELRFKNARVKEIAGQSYKAGERLAEEVNPLLTSDDIACFLFADGLVFDFDPFWAAFDKSLRSKSPLPLFGGLAADNWTSQKTYQYHDDDVFSEGISCVVMSGKGDVAWGINHGCVPIGTKRTITRSKGNIIYEIDGVPALEALKDYFEEDWIDHWNKTTLNICLGFKTPEHLRKGYEEYIIRYIVGKDDREGSVTIQSDVREGTDLWLVRRDKELITSGMKAISRQIKDKTGTRKPKFVLQFECVGRGKVVFREGEKIELIRSLQKDIGGDIPWMGFYTYGEIGPITKYNCFHNFTSVISAVCCKERES, from the coding sequence ATGGGAACAAGTGCAGGTGTGGGTCATAGCTTTCACAGGGATCCGGCAGTAGCAGGTAAAGAGGCCGCCCGGAAAGCCCTGGAGCAGGCAAAGATCGACAAACCCGATTTTGTCTTCGTGTTTGCTACCGTCGGGTATAACCAGAAGGTCCTGATAAAAGCGATAAGAGAAGCAACTTCACGGGCTCCTTTAAGCGGTTGCTCGGGCGAAGGAATAATAACGCAGGAAACCGTTATCGAAACCAACTTTGGCGTTTCAGTCATGGCGATCAGCTCGGACGAGCTTCGGTTCAAAAACGCCCGCGTAAAAGAAATAGCCGGGCAATCCTATAAAGCCGGAGAGCGCCTGGCAGAAGAGGTGAATCCATTGTTGACTTCCGACGACATCGCCTGCTTTCTTTTTGCCGACGGGCTGGTTTTTGATTTCGATCCTTTTTGGGCGGCGTTCGATAAATCACTGCGCAGCAAAAGCCCGCTCCCTCTTTTCGGCGGATTGGCTGCGGACAACTGGACATCCCAGAAAACCTACCAGTACCACGACGATGATGTTTTTTCCGAGGGCATTTCGTGTGTTGTCATGTCGGGCAAAGGGGATGTTGCCTGGGGAATAAACCACGGCTGTGTCCCGATCGGAACCAAACGCACGATCACACGAAGCAAGGGAAACATCATCTACGAGATCGACGGGGTTCCGGCCCTCGAAGCCCTTAAGGACTACTTTGAAGAAGACTGGATTGACCACTGGAACAAAACGACTTTGAATATATGTCTTGGATTCAAAACCCCTGAGCATCTAAGGAAGGGTTATGAAGAATACATCATCAGGTACATAGTGGGAAAGGACGATCGGGAAGGATCTGTAACAATACAGTCCGATGTCCGGGAAGGCACCGACCTCTGGCTGGTTCGCCGCGACAAGGAATTGATAACGAGCGGCATGAAGGCAATCTCCCGACAGATAAAGGACAAGACAGGAACCCGGAAGCCGAAATTCGTTCTGCAATTCGAATGCGTCGGCCGGGGAAAGGTCGTTTTTCGCGAGGGGGAGAAGATCGAACTGATCAGGTCTCTTCAGAAAGACATCGGAGGAGATATCCCGTGGATGGGTTTTTACACTTATGGCGAAATCGGCCCGATCACGAAGTATAATTGTTTTCACAACTTCACGTCCGTAATCAGCGCAGTATGCTGTAAAGAGCGGGAATCATGA
- the queD gene encoding 6-carboxytetrahydropterin synthase QueD: MYKLKVETSFAAAHCLIHYQGDCENLHGHNWKVEVTVTAMELDKAGLGIDFKILKGETNTLLKTLDHKYLNELPPFIESSPSSENIARYLYRELANKFNNGNVKLDMVTVWESDFASASYYE; encoded by the coding sequence ATGTACAAATTGAAAGTTGAAACATCCTTTGCCGCTGCCCATTGCCTTATTCACTATCAGGGTGATTGCGAAAACCTTCACGGCCATAACTGGAAAGTAGAGGTTACTGTGACGGCGATGGAACTGGATAAAGCCGGCCTGGGGATTGACTTTAAAATCCTCAAGGGGGAGACCAATACCCTCTTGAAAACCCTCGATCACAAATATCTGAACGAACTTCCGCCATTTATTGAAAGTTCCCCGTCGTCGGAAAACATAGCCCGCTATCTCTACCGGGAGCTTGCCAATAAGTTCAATAACGGCAACGTAAAGTTGGATATGGTGACCGTCTGGGAATCTGACTTCGCCAGCGCCAGTTATTATGAATAA
- a CDS encoding sensor histidine kinase, whose translation MKKETVTGNSAPEAVEIATLQMEKEALAQQVKRLIKTEGKLYAYQEELDAQLKEYKDLYELNRKLNATFDIGKIFEYVTEYVIYNLEYERVLFFQQFENMGLYAVCAIGGYYDQEEKSAVTELIIAQNDAFLSPLFDGSEYLICKTGSEQKDLAEFRAKLRMNEYLIYPIGSNGSPPALLAVGNSAGNAEFYQRVSDSEEALLGMGNLVGLLSSSIENHIYYTNMEKALEQERLAEAKYRGIFENATEGIYQTTPEGRFISCNPATAAILGYDNPEDVIENITDIRRQLYVTPQRREELYELMQSGSDVKNFEVEFYRKDGSKLWVLLHTRPFFNEKHEIHYIDGIIQDITERKMAEEQLRGSLKEKETLLKEIHHRVKNNLQVISSMLHLQSARATDKEILMAFKESQSRVDTMALIHEKLYQSKDLTVIPMAGYIGDLITNLYISFGINDEQIKAVIKVADVNLNVSTAIPCGLIINELVTNCLKHAFPGGRTGEIVLSLQPQIEGKYELIVSDNGIGFPENADFSNTETLGLKLVISLISQLDGTIELDRAGGSTFTIRFSELLYKERG comes from the coding sequence ATGAAAAAAGAGACCGTTACCGGGAATTCTGCACCAGAGGCCGTCGAGATAGCGACGCTGCAGATGGAAAAAGAGGCCCTTGCCCAGCAGGTCAAACGGCTGATCAAGACGGAGGGTAAGCTCTATGCGTACCAGGAGGAACTCGATGCTCAGCTTAAAGAATATAAAGATCTCTACGAATTGAACAGAAAGCTCAATGCCACCTTCGATATCGGAAAAATTTTCGAATATGTTACCGAATATGTCATCTACAACCTTGAATATGAGAGGGTCCTTTTTTTTCAGCAATTTGAAAATATGGGCCTTTATGCCGTCTGTGCCATTGGCGGTTATTACGATCAGGAGGAGAAGAGCGCTGTAACGGAGCTCATTATAGCGCAGAACGATGCTTTTCTGTCGCCCCTGTTTGATGGCAGTGAATATCTCATCTGTAAAACAGGCTCCGAACAAAAGGACCTTGCGGAGTTCCGTGCAAAATTGCGTATGAACGAATATCTGATCTACCCCATCGGCTCCAACGGTAGCCCCCCTGCTCTTCTGGCGGTCGGGAATTCGGCCGGGAATGCGGAATTTTACCAAAGGGTAAGCGATAGCGAGGAAGCGCTGCTTGGCATGGGGAACCTCGTGGGACTGTTGTCCTCATCGATAGAAAACCACATCTATTATACGAACATGGAAAAAGCCCTCGAACAGGAAAGACTTGCCGAGGCAAAGTACCGCGGCATCTTCGAAAACGCCACCGAAGGCATTTACCAGACAACTCCCGAGGGGAGATTTATCAGCTGCAACCCCGCCACCGCCGCTATTTTAGGATACGACAACCCGGAAGATGTAATCGAGAACATAACCGACATCAGGCGGCAATTGTATGTAACCCCGCAACGCCGCGAGGAATTGTACGAACTGATGCAGAGCGGATCGGATGTGAAGAATTTTGAAGTGGAATTTTACAGGAAAGACGGAAGCAAACTGTGGGTGCTGCTTCACACCCGGCCCTTCTTCAACGAAAAGCATGAAATACACTATATAGACGGGATCATCCAGGACATCACCGAACGAAAGATGGCCGAGGAGCAACTCAGGGGGTCACTCAAGGAAAAGGAAACCCTCCTGAAGGAAATCCACCACCGGGTGAAGAATAATTTGCAGGTCATTTCAAGCATGCTCCACCTCCAGTCGGCGCGTGCCACTGACAAAGAGATTCTGATGGCTTTCAAGGAGAGTCAGAGCCGTGTGGATACCATGGCGCTGATCCATGAAAAACTTTACCAGTCAAAGGATTTAACGGTTATTCCCATGGCCGGCTATATCGGCGATTTGATAACCAACCTGTATATATCCTTTGGAATCAACGATGAACAGATAAAAGCCGTCATAAAGGTTGCCGATGTTAATCTTAATGTCAGCACCGCTATCCCATGCGGCCTGATAATCAATGAACTGGTGACCAATTGCCTGAAGCATGCATTTCCGGGAGGCAGAACGGGTGAGATCGTACTTTCCCTTCAACCGCAGATTGAAGGGAAATACGAGTTGATTGTCAGTGATAACGGTATCGGCTTCCCGGAAAATGCAGACTTCTCAAATACCGAAACCCTCGGTTTGAAACTGGTAATCTCACTGATAAGCCAGCTGGATGGGACGATCGAACTCGATCGAGCCGGAGGGTCAACATTCACCATCAGATTCTCCGAGTTACTCTACAAAGAAAGAGGATAA
- a CDS encoding phenylacetate--CoA ligase family protein — MEHIWDQTYECMEREELEQLQLERLQATLNRAYKNVACYRNKFTGMGIVPEDVQSLSDLSKLPFTTKEDLRLNYPYGMFAVPLREVVRIHSSSGTTGKPTVVGYTKNDLKTWSNLVARFMTAAGVTHDDVVQIAFGYGLFTGAFGLHYGSETIGATVIPMSAGNTEKQIMIMQDYKTTALVCTPTYAITLADKMEKMGIDPKSLSLKVGLFGGEPWSEAMRREIESRLCLSATDNYGLSEIIGPGVAGECRHKCGMHIFEDAFIPEIIDPETCQPLPPGSVGELVLTTLTKEAFPMIRYRTRDMTSLDYAKCACGRTMVRMKKTMGRSDDMLIIKGVNVFPSQIEEVLFAVEGCEPHYQLVVDRNGSMDVLEVRIEVTENIFFDEMKRQKAFLETIEKRIESVLGVGITVKLVEPNSIPRQEGKASRVIDKRNI; from the coding sequence ATGGAGCATATCTGGGACCAGACATATGAATGCATGGAGCGCGAAGAACTGGAGCAGCTGCAATTGGAAAGATTGCAGGCTACCTTGAATCGCGCCTATAAAAATGTTGCCTGTTATCGGAACAAGTTTACCGGGATGGGCATAGTTCCGGAAGATGTACAATCTCTCTCCGACCTGTCAAAACTCCCTTTTACCACCAAGGAAGACCTGCGTCTCAATTACCCCTACGGCATGTTTGCCGTGCCTCTCAGAGAGGTGGTCCGCATCCATTCGTCTTCCGGAACGACCGGGAAACCGACCGTTGTCGGCTATACGAAAAACGACCTGAAGACCTGGTCCAACCTGGTGGCCAGATTCATGACCGCCGCCGGTGTTACCCATGACGACGTGGTGCAGATAGCCTTCGGTTACGGGCTCTTTACCGGTGCATTCGGACTCCATTACGGGTCAGAGACCATCGGGGCAACGGTCATCCCCATGAGTGCCGGTAACACCGAAAAACAGATCATGATAATGCAGGACTATAAAACAACTGCTCTGGTCTGTACGCCGACCTATGCAATAACGTTGGCCGACAAGATGGAAAAAATGGGAATCGATCCCAAATCCCTGTCGCTGAAGGTAGGCCTGTTCGGCGGCGAACCCTGGTCGGAAGCCATGCGCAGGGAGATTGAAAGCAGACTTTGCCTGAGCGCCACAGACAATTACGGGCTTTCGGAGATCATCGGCCCCGGCGTCGCCGGTGAGTGCCGACATAAATGCGGCATGCACATCTTTGAAGACGCCTTTATCCCGGAAATCATCGATCCTGAAACATGCCAACCACTGCCGCCGGGAAGCGTTGGGGAACTGGTGCTGACCACCCTGACCAAAGAGGCATTTCCGATGATTCGTTACCGCACGAGGGACATGACCAGTCTCGACTACGCCAAATGTGCGTGCGGCAGAACCATGGTAAGGATGAAAAAGACCATGGGACGCAGCGATGACATGCTGATCATCAAAGGGGTGAATGTTTTCCCGTCGCAGATCGAAGAGGTCCTTTTTGCCGTCGAGGGTTGCGAACCCCATTATCAGCTGGTGGTCGACCGGAACGGATCCATGGACGTGCTGGAAGTGAGAATCGAGGTAACGGAAAACATCTTCTTCGATGAAATGAAGCGTCAGAAGGCGTTTCTGGAGACAATCGAGAAACGGATCGAGTCGGTGCTCGGCGTCGGCATAACCGTTAAGCTTGTGGAGCCGAACAGTATTCCGAGGCAGGAAGGTAAAGCTTCACGGGTGATCGATAAGCGGAATATATAG
- a CDS encoding 7-carboxy-7-deazaguanine synthase QueE, producing the protein MNNRQAEMIELFSSIQGEGMLVGLRQIFIRLCGCNFTCNYCDTESNVSVEFCQMEGTPGRRDFIQVKNPVALERLTCLISGWQRGWPGIHHSISITGGEPLLHYELLQEWLPVLREFLPIYLETNGVLHKELSQVISHIDHVGMDIKIPSTSGCADLWKDHEAFLRIAAAKNVFVKAVIGNNTEDWEIIKASEIIASIDNAIPLILQPLTNPDGKIDIAPVKMLELQETASIFLKEVRIIPQTHKFIGQL; encoded by the coding sequence ATGAATAATCGTCAGGCCGAAATGATCGAGCTTTTCTCTTCCATCCAGGGAGAGGGAATGCTGGTGGGGTTGCGCCAGATATTTATCCGCCTTTGCGGGTGCAATTTTACGTGTAATTATTGCGACACCGAAAGCAATGTCTCTGTCGAATTCTGTCAGATGGAAGGGACACCGGGGCGGCGTGATTTTATACAAGTAAAAAATCCTGTTGCCCTGGAGCGTTTGACGTGTCTCATAAGCGGCTGGCAGCGGGGTTGGCCGGGCATCCATCATTCCATCAGCATAACAGGCGGTGAACCGCTTCTGCATTACGAACTGCTACAAGAATGGTTGCCCGTGCTGAGGGAGTTTCTCCCCATCTACCTGGAAACAAACGGGGTCCTGCACAAAGAGCTTTCACAGGTCATCTCCCACATCGATCATGTGGGCATGGATATAAAGATTCCCTCCACATCCGGTTGCGCAGATTTGTGGAAGGACCATGAGGCGTTTCTCCGCATCGCCGCCGCTAAGAACGTTTTTGTCAAGGCCGTGATCGGGAATAACACAGAAGATTGGGAAATAATCAAGGCTAGTGAAATAATTGCCTCTATTGATAATGCCATTCCACTTATCCTCCAGCCTCTGACGAATCCCGATGGGAAAATTGATATCGCACCGGTAAAAATGCTGGAATTGCAGGAAACAGCCAGCATATTTTTAAAAGAGGTGCGCATCATTCCCCAGACCCACAAATTTATCGGCCAACTGTGA
- a CDS encoding creatininase family protein translates to MIIEEMTMGDFEEGLKRTRTVYIPFGSVEEHGYHLPLSTDTIQAYEVGKRAAEIIPLFVAPPIHYGCCRSTACHPGTISITTATLKALLKDIVRSFHSHGMRNFIVLTGHAGGAHKMALQDAGEELIAELLDIRMAVVTEYDLAKDAGRELVETAGDAHAGEIETSRIMHSHPQLVNGTGEREFPSFPVGILVRDKRRFWPNGVWGDPTKASAEKGKRLEQLVTAKVVDLARALEAFEE, encoded by the coding sequence ATGATTATCGAAGAGATGACGATGGGGGATTTCGAGGAGGGGCTGAAGCGTACCCGGACAGTCTATATCCCTTTCGGTTCGGTCGAGGAGCACGGCTATCATTTGCCGCTCTCAACCGACACCATCCAGGCCTACGAAGTAGGCAAACGGGCTGCGGAGATCATCCCCCTGTTCGTTGCGCCGCCCATCCATTACGGCTGCTGCCGCTCCACGGCTTGCCATCCCGGCACCATCTCCATAACAACCGCAACATTGAAGGCGCTCCTCAAGGATATTGTCCGTTCGTTCCATAGCCACGGCATGCGTAATTTCATCGTCTTGACCGGCCATGCAGGCGGGGCGCACAAAATGGCTCTGCAGGATGCCGGCGAAGAGCTTATTGCTGAATTATTGGATATCAGGATGGCGGTCGTGACCGAATACGACCTGGCCAAGGATGCGGGGAGGGAGCTCGTCGAGACCGCCGGCGACGCCCATGCAGGCGAGATCGAGACTTCCCGGATCATGCATTCTCATCCGCAACTAGTGAACGGGACGGGGGAGAGGGAATTCCCGAGCTTTCCGGTCGGTATCCTGGTGAGGGACAAGAGACGATTCTGGCCGAACGGCGTCTGGGGAGATCCGACGAAGGCTTCAGCGGAAAAGGGGAAGCGGCTGGAGCAACTGGTGACGGCAAAAGTCGTGGACCTGGCCAGAGCCCTGGAGGCGTTCGAAGAGTGA
- a CDS encoding ABC transporter ATP-binding protein — MLKIKNLNSYYGKVHALKNVSLHLKHGEIVTLIGANGAGKTTLLNSLSAVIPPGSGDIIFEGASIRNLPPDRIVKHGISQVPEGRQVFNPLSVADNLELGAYLRYRSREGKSEIAKDLDTVYALFPRLLERRKQLAGTLSGGEQQMLAIGRALMAKPRLLLLDEPSMGLAPLVVQEIFRVLETLRKEKKTTILLVEQNAKAALRLADRGYVLETGKVILEGLSSELLENKEVQRAYLGKEKKEVWER, encoded by the coding sequence ATGCTCAAGATCAAAAACTTAAATAGCTATTACGGCAAAGTTCATGCTTTGAAAAACGTTTCCCTCCATCTGAAACATGGGGAGATAGTCACGCTCATCGGCGCAAACGGCGCCGGCAAGACGACGCTCCTCAATTCCCTGTCAGCGGTCATTCCTCCGGGTAGTGGCGATATTATATTTGAAGGGGCCTCGATCAGGAACCTGCCACCCGACCGGATTGTTAAACATGGTATTTCCCAGGTTCCAGAAGGGCGACAAGTCTTCAATCCGCTCTCCGTCGCAGACAACCTGGAGCTTGGCGCCTATTTGCGCTACCGGAGCAGGGAAGGGAAGAGTGAGATAGCAAAAGACCTCGATACGGTGTATGCCCTCTTTCCGCGCCTTCTGGAAAGGCGAAAGCAGTTGGCGGGCACGTTGTCCGGTGGCGAGCAGCAGATGCTGGCCATAGGTCGTGCGCTGATGGCGAAACCGAGACTGCTGCTGCTGGATGAACCATCAATGGGCCTGGCGCCCTTGGTTGTTCAGGAGATTTTTCGGGTCCTTGAAACCCTCCGAAAAGAGAAAAAGACGACGATCCTCCTTGTCGAGCAGAATGCAAAGGCTGCCTTAAGACTTGCGGACCGAGGATACGTTCTGGAAACAGGTAAAGTGATACTTGAAGGATTGTCGTCGGAGCTGTTGGAAAATAAAGAAGTGCAACGTGCTTACCTGGGCAAAGAAAAGAAAGAAGTCTGGGAACGGTAA